TCTCCCCGGCGGCACGGGACCAGGGACGCTCTGGGGCGCGGACCTCGCCCCGGGAGCGTTCGCGGGAAGCTTCGGCGGCCGTGCTCATGATCCCAGGAGCTCCCGAAACCGGTAATCGCCGAGGAGCTCCACGCCCCGCTTCCGGGCCTCGTCGCGCAAGCCCCGGCGGAAGCGGCCCTGCCCGTAGACGACCCCCACCGAGAGACCGTCGAACTTGGGCTCCAGGGAGAGCTCGCCCAGGGGCGTGAGATTGGTGTCGGGGTTCTTCTCGAGGTCCATGGCAGGTCTCGCAGGTCTGAGTTGCCCATGACCTTCGATTACCCCGAGGGATGAAACGGCAGGGCGGGCGGTTCCCGCGTAGCGGGGTTCGCCCGCCGGTTTGGCGGGGCAAGCCCCGCGGCTACGCCTCTCTCGGAGCTGTCGAGGTCAGCCGAGTTTCTTCATAGCGGGCGGCCGGGTCAGCCGTGTGCGACGGCCCGTGTCTATCGCTCCAGCAGCTTGCGCAGCTCCTCCCAGGGGCGGGTGTTGAGCACGTCCCCGGCCTCCAGCCACCCCCGCCGGGCCTGCCACACCCCGAAGCGCATGTGGTCCAGGTCCGCCAGGCAGTGGGCATCGGTGGAGATCGCTACCTTCACCCCCAGCTCCTTGGCCAACTTACAGTGCACGTCGTCCAGGTCGAGGCGCTCGGGGTGGGCGTTCACCTCCAGGAAGCAGCCCCGCTCGGCGGCGCCCCGGATCACCCGCTCCAGGTCGACCTCGTAGGGGTCCCGTTGGCCCAGGAGGCGGCCGGTGGGGTGGGCCAGGATGTGGAAGAGGGGATGGTCCATGGCCCGCAGAATGCGCTCGGTCTGCTGCTCGCGCGAGAGGTTCGTGTCATAGTGCACGGAGCATACGGTCAGGTCCAGGCGGGCCAGGATCTCGTCGGGGAGGTCCAGGGAGCCGTCCTTCAGGATGTCCACCTCGATGGACTTCAGGACCCGAAAGCCCTCGAGTTTCTCGTTCAGCTCATCGATCCGGTCGATCTCGTCGGCCAGCCGGTCCGCGTCGTACCCCCTGACCATGGCCACCCGCTTCGAGTGGTTGGTGATGGCGAGGTACCCGTGCCCCTTCTCTCGAGCGGCCTCCGCCATCTCCTCCAGGGTGGAGCGCCCGTCGGTCTCCGCGGTGTGGGCGTGGAGGTCGCCCCGGATGTCCGCCAGGGTCACGAGCTCCGGGAGCCCCCCTTCCCGGGCCGCGTCGAGCTCGCCCCGGTCCTCCCGGAGCTCGGGCTCGATGTAGGGCAGACCCACCTGCCCGTAGACCTCCTCCTCGGTCTTGCCGGCGATGCGGTCGTCGCCCCGGAACACCCCGTACTCGTTGACCTTGAGCCCCTTGCTCTGCCCCAGCTTGCGCACGGCGATGTTGTGCGCCTTGGAGCCCGTGAAGTAGTGGAGCGCCGCTCCGTAGCTCACCCGGCCCACCGCCCGCAGGTCCACTTGCAGGCCGGAGCGCAGGGTCACGGTCGAGCGCGTCTTGCCCCGGGAGACGACCTCGTCCACTTCGTCGTAGCGGACGAAGCGCTCCATGACGTCCTTCGCCCCGCCCCGCCCGCAGGTGACCAGGATGTCGAGGTCGCCGACGGTCTGACAGTGGCGCCGGAAGCTCCCGGCCACGGCGATCTCCTTCACGCCTCGGGCCGTTTCCAGGTACGAGACCAGGGCGCGGGCCGCGCCCTCGGCTTCGTCCAAGCGCGTGCGTTTCTTCCGCTCCTCGACCTTCTCCAGCTCCGACAGGATCCTTTGCTCGGTCTTTGGGCCGAAGCCGTCGAGCTCGCGGACCCGCTTCGCCTCCGCCGCCTTTCTCAGTCCCTGGCGGCCGGTGACGCCCAGCTCCCGGTACAGGGTCCGTACTCGCTTGGGTCCCAGGCCCTGAACCTCCAAGAGCTCCCCCAGAGCGGGCGGCGTGCGGGCCTTGGCCTCCTCGAGCTGGGGGAACGTCCCGGTCTCCACGATCTCGCGGATCTTGCCCGCCAGGTCCTTGCCGATGCCCGGCAGCCCGGTCAGGGACCTTCCCTGCTCCAGCAGCTCGAAGACCTCCTGGGAGAGGCCCTCCATGGTCCGGGCGGCGTTCCGGTATGCCCAGACGCGGAACGGGTTGGCTCCCTCGATCTCCAGCAGGTCGGCCACCTGCTGGAGGGCTTTGGCGATCTCGGGGTTGTGCACGGGCATGGGAAGCTCCGCCGGTGGACGTGTCTCCCGCCCGGCGGGAGTGTCGGCCCTTCCCACGGTACTCCTCCGGACCGGGGATACCAGGGCCGGAACCGGAAACGACCGTGCAATTCTTCGATCCGTATGGTCCAAAATGACACCGGCATCTGGCGTGGCCGCCGGGTGAGGGTAGCCTCGAACCCGGCAGGCCCATGAGCGCCGCCCGCTCTCTGCGGTATTTTCTCCGCGTTCCGAGCGGATGGAGGGAACCGACGGTGGCGGAGGACCAGGAGAGGTGGGGCACGGTGGTTTCGGTCCGCAGCGGGGTGGTGGACGCCCACTTTCCCTCCGGCTCGCCCCGGGTCAACGACCTCCTCCTGGCGGGGGAGAAGGGAGAGGTCGTCGTGGAGACGGCGCTCCACCTGGGAGAGGGCAGGGTGAGGGGGGTCGCCCTGACCCCGACGCAGGGCCTCGGCCGGGGCGGCCGCATCCGCAACACGGGCTCCCCGCTGGAGGTGCCGGTGGGCCGGGAGGTCCTGGGCCGGATGTTCAACGTGTTCGGCGAGACCATCGACCGCGGGCCCGACCTCTCGTCTCCGGAGCGACGGCCCGTGCACGGAAGGAGGGTGCCCCTCACGGAGCGATCCACCCGATCGGAGGTCTTCCAGACCGGCATCAAGGTGCTGGACGTGCTGGTGCCCCTCGAGCGGGGCGGGAAGGCCGGCCTGTTCGGGGGCGCCGGCGTGGGGAAGACGGTGCTGATCACCGAGCTCATCCACAACATGGTGGGTCGTCACGGCGGAGTGTCGCTGTTCTGCGGGATCGGGGAGCGGTGCCGGGAGGGCGAGGAGCTCTACCGGGAGATGAAGGAGGCCGGCGTCCTGGAGAACACGGTGATGGTCTTCGGCCAGATGAACGAGTCCCCGGGAGCCCGGTTCCGCGTCGGCCACGCCGCCCTCACCATGGCGGAGCACTTCCGGGACGACCAGGGACAGGACGTGCTCCTGCTGATCGACAACATATTCCGGTTCATCCAGGCGGGGATGGAGATCTCGGGACTCCTGGGCATGCTTCCCTCCCGCTTGGGGTATCAGTCCACCCTGGGAACCGAGTTGGCCGAGATCCAGGAGCGGATCACCAACACGCGAAAGGGGGCGGTCACCTCCATCCAGGCGGTCTACGTGCCTGCCGACGACTTCACCGACCCTGCCGCGGTCCACACCTTCTCCCACCTCTCGGCCTCCATCGTGCTCAGCCGGAAGAGGGCGAGCCAGGGGCTGTATCCCGCGGTGGACCCCCTGGAGTCGAGCTCCAAGATGCTCAACCCCGGGGTGGTCGGCGCGCGTCACTACGGCACCGCCCAGGCGATCCGCAGCACCCTGGCCACCTACGAGGATCTGAAGGACATCATCGCCATGCTGGGAATGGAGGAGCTCTCCCGGGAGGACCGGAAGACCGTGCAGCGGGCCCGCAGGCTGGAACGCTACCTGACCCAGCCCTTCTTCACCACCGAGGCCTTCACCGGGATGGAGGGCCGGGCCGTGGGCCTGGAGGAGGCACTGGAGGGGTGTGAGCGCATCCTGGGCGACGAGTTTTCCGAGGTTCCGGAGAAGGCCCTGTACATGATCGGAGCCGTGGGCGAAGCCCGGCGGGGTGCGGGCGGAGGAGGCGGGTGAGGCTCAAGGTGCTCACCCCCACCGCGGTCGTCCTCGACCGGGAGGTGGGCAGCGTGGTCGCGGAAGGCACGGAGGGATCCTTCGGTCTCAAGCCCCGACACGCGGACTACGTCTCGGCGCTGGTGCCCGGGCTCCTGTACTTCGAGGAGGAGGGCGAGGCAGCCCAGGGCCGCTACCTCGCCGTGGACCGCGGGGTGCTGGTCAAGCGGGGCGAGGAAGTCCTGGTCTCGGTTCGCAGTGCGACCTCCGGGGCACTGGAAGAGCTCGTCCGCACCGTTCACACCCGCTTCCTCCAGATGGACGAGCAGGAGCGAGAGGTGCGGGGGGCCCTGGCCCGGCTGGAGTCGGACTTCATCCGGCGGTTCGTGGATCTGAGTGGGAGCCGTGCTCCTGGGAGAGGCGAGGGGCCTGAGGCCGGGGGACGAGGTGCGGCGCACGGGGCGGGTCCTCGACGTTCCGGTGGGGAGGAACCTGGTGGGTCGGGTCCTCGACCCCACGGGGCGGCCCCGGGACGACCGGGGCCCCATCCGGTTCCGGGAGCGGAGGCCCGCAGAGAGGCCGGCCCCGGCCATCATGGATCGGGCACCCGTGTCCGTTCCCCTGATGACCGGGCTGAAGGCGGTGGACGCCCTGATCCCCATCGGCCGGGGGCAACGGGAGCTGATTCTCGGGGATCGCCAGACGGGGAAGACCGCCGTCGCGGTGGACACCATCCTCAACCAGAAGGGCAAGGACGTGCTCTGCTTGTATTGCGCGATCGGGCAGCGCTCGTCGAGCGTCGCGCGGGTGATCGCCCAGCTCCGCGAGCACGGGGCCCTGGACTACACCACCGTCGTGGTGGTGGAAGGCGACGAGCCGCCGGGGCTCCAGTACGTGGCCCCCTACGCCGCCACGACCATGGCCGAGTACTTCATGGAGCAGGGCAGCGACGTGCTGGTGGTCTTCGACGACCTCACCCAGCACGCCCGCGCCTACCGGGAGCTCTCCCTGCTGCTGCGCCGGCCACCGGGCCGAGAGGCCTTCCCGGGAGACATCTTCTACATCCACTCTCGACTGCTGGAGCGCGCCACCCATCTGAGGGAGGGCCTGGGGGGCGGCTCCCTCACGGCCCTGCCCATCATCGAGACCGAGGCTCAGAACCTCTCGGCGTACATCCCCACCAACCTCATCTCCATCACGGACGGCCAGCTCTACCTGTCTCCGGAGCTGTTCCGCAAGGGGATCCTCCCGGCCGTGGACGTGGGGAAATCCGTGTCCCGGGTGGGAGGGAAGACCCAATACCCGGCGTTCCGGGCCGTGGCCGGGGATCTGCGCCTGTCCTACTCCCAGTTCGAGGAGCTCGAGGCCTTCAGCCGGTTCGGCACCCGCCTGGACGAGGACACCCGAGCGACCCTTCGACGGGGGGCGAAGGTGCGCGCCACCCTGAAGCAGGCCCAGTTCTCGCCCCTGCCGGCGGCCGATCAGGTGGCGGTCCTCCACGCCGTGAACCGCGGGGTCTTCGACGAGATCGAAGACGATCGGATCCCCGAGGCGGAGAAGGAAGTGCGAAGGACCCTGGAAGACCTCCCCGACCTGGCCGCGAGGATCCAGGCGGGGAAGAAGCTGACCGGGGAAGACCTGGAGGCCTTGGAGGAGGGCGCCCGAAAGGCGGTGGCGCGCCTGGGGGTCGCCGGGCAGGGGGAAGGTTAGAAGGACGGATCCGCCATGGATACCCTTCGAGAGCTGAGCCGGAAGAGGAAGAGCGCCGAGGACCTCCACTCGGTGGTCCGGACCATGAAGTCCCTGGCTGCGGTGAGCATCCGGCAGTTCGAGGAGGCGGCCCGGTCCCTGGAAGACTACTACCGGGCCGTGGAGTTGGGGCTGCGGGCAGCCCTCCTCTTCCGCCCCCTGGGGGGCCGAGTCGCCGAGCCCTGGGATTCGGTGCTGCTGCTCTTCGGCTCGGACCAGGGGATGGCCGGCCAGTTCAACGACCTCCTCGTGGAGTACGCCGCGCGGTCCCTGCAGGAGCGGGGGCCGCCGCTCGGGTCGAGCCGGTTCTGGGTGGCCGGGGCCAAGGCCGCCGGGGGCGTCGAGGAGCGCTTCGGGGGTGCAGAGAGGCTCTTTTCTCTCCCTCCTTCCGCCCAGGCGATCGCCCACGCCGTACAGGAAGTGGTGCTGCAGTTCGAGCGCCGCCGCCGGGAGCGGGGAGAGGCCGGGCTGGTGGTGTTCTTCAATACGCCCACGTCGGGCGCTTCCTATCGTCAGGAACGCCTGGATCTCCTGCCCCCCGACCGAAGGTGGCTCGAGCGCCTCGGGGCCGGCACGTGGCCGGCCCACTGCCTTCCCACCTACCGGGCGCCGTGGGAGGACCTGTTCTCGGCGCTCATCGGGGAGTATCTCTTCGTCGCCCTTTTCCGGGCCTTCGCCGCCTCCCTGGCCGCGGAGAACGCGGCGCGCCTGGCCTCGATGGAGAGGGCGGAAAAGAACATCCGGGAAAAGCGGGAGGAGCTCACGGCACGGCACCATTCGCTGCGGCAGCAGACGTCCACCGAGGAGCTCTTCGACGTGATCTCCGGCTTCGAGGCGTTGACCTCGGGGCCGGGGAGAGGATGACGCCGTGACCCAGCCGGGTACCGAGCTCGCCTTCCTGGTCCTCCTGGCAGGACTGCTCATCGTGGCCTCCCAGGGGTTGCGGGCCGGCCTGGAGCGGGCCCGCGTGCCGCCCCTGGTGGGGTTCCTGTCCATGGGCGTCCTGGCCCGGGTCGCCGCGCGTGCGTGACGGGGATCCGGACCCCGACCGACGTGCGCGTCCTCCGGCAGGCCTTCGGGCCCCGCGCGCTCGTGGTCTACGTCCTGGCGCCGGACCCCCGGGAGCGCTTCGACCGGGTTCGGGGGGCGGGACGGTCTGCGTCTGCACCCGACACCCAAGGCCCGGCGAGGAGGGAGAGACGCTGGACCGGGCGATCCTATTCCTTACCCATTCGGTTCAAAAGGTACCGGATGACTTGCACGAGAGGGTGGGATTTGTAGGCTTGAACTGTGGGTATGAGTCCCATGGGGCATACGAGGGGGGTGTCTCGGGACCGAGGCCTGCGGAGGGCGGAGTCATGGCCGATCCAGCCTACGAATTCGTCAGCGTGTGCGCGTGGTGCGGGATCGAGTTGACCCGCCGGCGGGTCTTCGACCGACCCGAGGGGGTATCCCACGGAGTGTGCCCCTCGTGCTGCCAGACAATCCTGGCGGCCCGTCATCGGGCCATCCACGGAAAGGCAACGGAGCGGCGACGTGGCCCCTTGAACTGACAGGGTGAGTCGCCGGCCTCCTCACAGGCGCTGCGGGAAGGCGCGATCACCGGGGCGGTGGCCGATCGGCCGGGGCGGCTGGACCAGGCGCGGGGGGGGACCCTGGTGCTGGACACGGTGGGCACCGGCGGCACCCTGGAGGCGGTGGCCCAGCTCCTGGTGGAGCGGAAGGGCATCCAGGAACTCCACGTCGGAGTGACCCACTGCCTGGGCCTGCCCCAGGCGCAGGAGCGGCTGGAGGCGCTGCACCGGGCCGGGACCCTGGCTCGGGTGGTGATCACCAACAGCGTCCCCCAGACCCCGGAGTTCCTCGCCTCGCCCTACGTGCACACCCTCGACGTCGCGGAGGAGCTGGCCGGAGCGGTCGCGGCCATCCACGGGGCCTGGGGGTCAGGGCCGCCCTGACCGAAGAGAAGTCGACTCCCCCGGCCCGCTGCTCGCGCCCGCCGCCTGGCATCCGGCTCGGCCCACACGAACGGAGGCAGCCATGGCCCAACCCGGCTCCCCTCTGGCGCTGCTCACCGACCTCTACGAGCTGACCATGGCCCAGGCGTACTGGGAGGAGCAGATGTTCGCCCCCGCCACGTTCAGCCTGTTCATTCGGGACTATCCCGCGGATCGGGGTTACTTCGTGGCCGCCGGCCTGGAGGCGGTCCTCGACTACCTGGAGTCGTTTCGCTTCGGGGGCGAGGAGCTCGACTGCCTGGCCTCCACCGGCACGTTCTCGGCGGACTTCCTCCACTTCCTCTCCGGGGTGCGCTTCCAGGGGGAGGTCTGGGCCCTGCCGGAGGGGCGTCCCTTCTTCGTGGACGAGCCGATCCTGGAGGTGACCGGCCCGATCATCGAGGCCCAGGTAGTGGAGACCTACGTCCAGTACGACGGCCAGCCGGCGGCGCGGCCACCCGGGGGATCACCGCCGTGCACGGGACCGACGGTGACCTGGCTCTCGAGCTCGAGTCCCGCTCACGCCGACTCCCGGCCCGCGAATGAAAAAGAGCCCCGTCGCCAGGAGGACTGACGCCGGGGCGAGGGGGACGTCGCAGAAGCGGCTCCGGGCAAGGCCCTACGGCGCGGGTCTGTGCCGGGGGCGTCGTGGGAGGAGCCTCGGGCCTCCTACTTCTTCGCGGACTTCGTGCTCAGGACCGGGTAGAACTGGGTGAACACCCAGTCGTGGGCCGCCCCGGCCTGGTGGCAGGCGTTGCACGCCGCGGTGGGCTGGGCCGGCGCCGAGGCGACGCCGGCGTCGCCCAGGTTGAAGTAGGCCCAGTTGCCGGGCTCGTTCGGGAAGCGCGCCGAGTCCTTTGCCGCGGCCGCGAGCCCCACGAAGTCCCCCGGGAAGTACCCCTTCCCGCTCGAGGCTTCCCGGGCGCCCACGGCGAAGAGCTCCTTCACCAGGATCGTGCCGTCCGGGAAGGCGCCCGTGCGCTTGTACTCCCGGTAGCCCGCGGGGTCGATGTAGACGTGGTGGAACTCGGAGAACGCCGCCTTCCCCCCGTTGAGCTCGTTCGGCGTCACCGGCGCGCCCACGAAGACCCAGCGCCGGAACCCCTTGGGCCGGAGGAGCTCTCCCTGGTCGCTGAACTGGGCGTAGGGCTTCCCCCTGTCTTCCCCCGCGGAGGAGGCCTCCGCCGCGAGCCCCAGGACCACCATGGTTCCTGCCGCCAGAAGGGCGGGCACCAAACTGCGTCGTCGTTTCATCACTCTTACCCTTCGTCCTGTGCAACGCGTCGTCATCTCGCGCGGGTCGGTACCTCCTCTCGGCCCGGCACCCCTCGGCAGGTGCCGGCGTGCGACCTCTCCCGCGGGCTCCGGTCGTCTCGCGGGGATACTAGCGCGCGGTCGAGGGAGGGCTAGCCCGGGAGCTCGGAATGAACCGAGTGGCCAAGAGAATGATCCCGTCGTCCAGGGCAAGGGGGGAGACGGGAGGGGCGCCGCCCGGTTCTCCGCACGCCGGCCGGAGGGCCTACGGTGCCTTCTTCTCGGGCCTTCCGTGTGGCATACTTCGCTCGCCTGCCCGCCGAAACGAGAGAGCCGGGTGCGGCCGAACGGCCGGAGCGAACCCGAGCGCCGGAGGACCTTCCCCATGCCCTCAGACCCCCAGACTCTCCTTCGGGAGGTGCGCACCCTCCTGGGGGAGGTGGGCGCGGCGGCGGAAAGGCCGCCCGGGTCCCGCGCCTCGGCGCTGCGCCGCGCTGCAGACGAGCTGCTCCGGGCGGCCGCGGCCTGCGAGGACGACGTGGGGCTGGACCCGACCGGGATGGGCGGTTCCCCGCGGCCCGGCTCCGCGACGGCAAACCCCGGGCCAGGGGACGACCGTCCTCCGGGGGAGGCCCTCCTCGCGGGCCCGAGGGTCGTGGCGGAGCGCCGCCTCCAGGACGACGCGGCCCTCCGGGCGGCCGTCGTCGAGCGCGCCGCCGAGGGGATCTGCGTCTGCCACGGGGTCGAGGCCTTCCCGTACGTGCGCTTCACGGTCTGGAATCCGCGGATGGAGGAGCTCACGGGCTGCACGTTGGAGGAGATCAACCGGCTGGGGTGGTACCAGTCGCTCTATCCCGATCCCGAGGTGAGGCAGCGCGCAGTCGACCGCATGGCCCGGATGCGCGAGGGCGACGACATCCGCGGCGAGGAGTGGACGATCACCCGGCGGGACGGGACCCGGCGGGTGGTGAGCATCTCCACCTCGGTCGTGGGGGCGGAGGGGGGCGAGGTCCACGTCCTCGCGGTGATCCTCGACGTCACGGAGCGCAAGCGGGCCGAGGAGCGCGCGCGAAGAGAGCACGCCGAGACCACCCTGGCCAACCGGATCCTCCGCGCCTTCCTGGAACACGAGGGAGACGAGCCGTTCGACCGGGCGCTGGCCGCCGTCCAGGAGGCGATGGGGAGCGAGTTCGGCGTCTTCGGGTACATCCCCGAGCCGGGGCACCTCC
The genomic region above belongs to Thermodesulfobacteriota bacterium and contains:
- the polX gene encoding DNA polymerase/3'-5' exonuclease PolX translates to MPVHNPEIAKALQQVADLLEIEGANPFRVWAYRNAARTMEGLSQEVFELLEQGRSLTGLPGIGKDLAGKIREIVETGTFPQLEEAKARTPPALGELLEVQGLGPKRVRTLYRELGVTGRQGLRKAAEAKRVRELDGFGPKTEQRILSELEKVEERKKRTRLDEAEGAARALVSYLETARGVKEIAVAGSFRRHCQTVGDLDILVTCGRGGAKDVMERFVRYDEVDEVVSRGKTRSTVTLRSGLQVDLRAVGRVSYGAALHYFTGSKAHNIAVRKLGQSKGLKVNEYGVFRGDDRIAGKTEEEVYGQVGLPYIEPELREDRGELDAAREGGLPELVTLADIRGDLHAHTAETDGRSTLEEMAEAAREKGHGYLAITNHSKRVAMVRGYDADRLADEIDRIDELNEKLEGFRVLKSIEVDILKDGSLDLPDEILARLDLTVCSVHYDTNLSREQQTERILRAMDHPLFHILAHPTGRLLGQRDPYEVDLERVIRGAAERGCFLEVNAHPERLDLDDVHCKLAKELGVKVAISTDAHCLADLDHMRFGVWQARRGWLEAGDVLNTRPWEELRKLLER
- the atpD gene encoding F0F1 ATP synthase subunit beta, with product MAEDQERWGTVVSVRSGVVDAHFPSGSPRVNDLLLAGEKGEVVVETALHLGEGRVRGVALTPTQGLGRGGRIRNTGSPLEVPVGREVLGRMFNVFGETIDRGPDLSSPERRPVHGRRVPLTERSTRSEVFQTGIKVLDVLVPLERGGKAGLFGGAGVGKTVLITELIHNMVGRHGGVSLFCGIGERCREGEELYREMKEAGVLENTVMVFGQMNESPGARFRVGHAALTMAEHFRDDQGQDVLLLIDNIFRFIQAGMEISGLLGMLPSRLGYQSTLGTELAEIQERITNTRKGAVTSIQAVYVPADDFTDPAAVHTFSHLSASIVLSRKRASQGLYPAVDPLESSSKMLNPGVVGARHYGTAQAIRSTLATYEDLKDIIAMLGMEELSREDRKTVQRARRLERYLTQPFFTTEAFTGMEGRAVGLEEALEGCERILGDEFSEVPEKALYMIGAVGEARRGAGGGGG
- a CDS encoding F0F1 ATP synthase subunit gamma yields the protein MDTLRELSRKRKSAEDLHSVVRTMKSLAAVSIRQFEEAARSLEDYYRAVELGLRAALLFRPLGGRVAEPWDSVLLLFGSDQGMAGQFNDLLVEYAARSLQERGPPLGSSRFWVAGAKAAGGVEERFGGAERLFSLPPSAQAIAHAVQEVVLQFERRRRERGEAGLVVFFNTPTSGASYRQERLDLLPPDRRWLERLGAGTWPAHCLPTYRAPWEDLFSALIGEYLFVALFRAFAASLAAENAARLASMERAEKNIREKREELTARHHSLRQQTSTEELFDVISGFEALTSGPGRG
- a CDS encoding cytochrome P460 family protein, which encodes MKRRRSLVPALLAAGTMVVLGLAAEASSAGEDRGKPYAQFSDQGELLRPKGFRRWVFVGAPVTPNELNGGKAAFSEFHHVYIDPAGYREYKRTGAFPDGTILVKELFAVGAREASSGKGYFPGDFVGLAAAAKDSARFPNEPGNWAYFNLGDAGVASAPAQPTAACNACHQAGAAHDWVFTQFYPVLSTKSAKK